In Hemicordylus capensis ecotype Gifberg chromosome 3, rHemCap1.1.pri, whole genome shotgun sequence, one DNA window encodes the following:
- the MARCHF5 gene encoding E3 ubiquitin-protein ligase MARCHF5 isoform X1, giving the protein MSEQTGLAMPQSMDRSCWVCFATDEDDRTAEWVRPCRCRGSTKWVHQTCLQRWVDEKQRGNSTARVACPQCNAEYLIVFPKLGPVVYVLDLADRLISKACPFAAAGIMVGSIYWTAVTYGAVTVMQVVGHKEGLDVMERADPLFLLIGLPTIPVMLILGKMIRWEDYVLRLWRKYSNKLQILNSIFPGIGCPVPRIPAEANPLADHVSATRILCGALVFPTIATIVGKLMFSSVNSNLQRTILGGIAFVAIKGAFKVYFKQQQYLRQAHRKILNYPEQEGA; this is encoded by the exons GAGTTGCTGGGTGTGTTTTGCCACTGATGAGGATGACAGAACAGCTGAGTGGGTGAGACCATGCAGGTGCAGAGGCTCTACAAAATGGGTTCACCAAACTTGCCTACAGCGCTGGGTAGATGAAAAACAAAGGGGAAACAGTACAGCTCGAGTTGCCTGTCCTCAGTGCAATGCAGAATACTTAATAGTATTTCCGAAGCTAG GTCCAGTTGTTTATGTCTTGGACCTAGCAGATCGCCTTATCTCAAAAGCCTGTCCGTTTGCTGCAGCTGGAATAATGGTGGGCTCTATCTACTGGACAGCTGTCACTTATGGAGCTGTAACAGTAATGCAG GTTGTGGGTCATAAAGAAGGCCTTGATGTTATGGAAAGAGCAGATCCTTTATTCCTTTTAATTGGACTTCCCACCATTCCAGTCATGCTTATATTGGGAAAGATGATTCGCTGGGAAGACTACGTGCTTAGATTGTGGCGCAAATATTCTAACAAGCTACAGATACTGAACAGCATATTTCCAG GGATTGGATGCCCTGTTCCTCGTATTCCAGCTGAGGCCAACCCTTTGGCAGATCACGTCTCTGCTACTCGTATTCTATGTGGAGCTCTCGTCTTTCCCACTATTGCTACGATAGTTGGCAAATTGATGTTCAGCAGTGTTAACTCTAATCTTCAAAGAACAATTTTG GGTGGAATTGCTTTTGTTGCTATAAAAGGAGCTTTCAAGGTTTATTTCAAACAGCAGCAATATTTACGACAAGCTCATCGGAAAATTTTAAACTATCCTGAGCAAGAGGGAGCATAA
- the MARCHF5 gene encoding E3 ubiquitin-protein ligase MARCHF5 isoform X2 — MSEQTGLAMPQSMDRSCWVCFATDEDDRTAEWVRPCRCRGSTKWVHQTCLQRWVDEKQRGNSTARVACPQCNAEYLIVFPKLGPVVYVLDLADRLISKACPFAAAGIMVGSIYWTAVTYGAVTVMQVVGHKEGLDVMERADPLFLLIGLPTIPVMLILGKMIRWEDYVLRLWRKYSNKLQILNSIFPVPELRIGTFQWEELAQSISGLSQACSVPNPSTDELQLQGKITLHR; from the exons GAGTTGCTGGGTGTGTTTTGCCACTGATGAGGATGACAGAACAGCTGAGTGGGTGAGACCATGCAGGTGCAGAGGCTCTACAAAATGGGTTCACCAAACTTGCCTACAGCGCTGGGTAGATGAAAAACAAAGGGGAAACAGTACAGCTCGAGTTGCCTGTCCTCAGTGCAATGCAGAATACTTAATAGTATTTCCGAAGCTAG GTCCAGTTGTTTATGTCTTGGACCTAGCAGATCGCCTTATCTCAAAAGCCTGTCCGTTTGCTGCAGCTGGAATAATGGTGGGCTCTATCTACTGGACAGCTGTCACTTATGGAGCTGTAACAGTAATGCAG GTTGTGGGTCATAAAGAAGGCCTTGATGTTATGGAAAGAGCAGATCCTTTATTCCTTTTAATTGGACTTCCCACCATTCCAGTCATGCTTATATTGGGAAAGATGATTCGCTGGGAAGACTACGTGCTTAGATTGTGGCGCAAATATTCTAACAAGCTACAGATACTGAACAGCATATTTCCAG TCCCAGAACTGCGGATCGGCACCTTCCAGTGGGAGGAACTAGCACAATCCATTTCCGGgctgtctcaagcatgctcagtgcCTAATCCCAGTACTGATGAGCTCCAACTACAGGGAAAAataacccttcacaggtaa